A genomic region of Gemmata massiliana contains the following coding sequences:
- a CDS encoding tyrosine-type recombinase/integrase, protein MSGGSLKKPKKPYAEFPLTPHASGKWMKKIRGTIHYFGAWARRVNGKLVRAERDGWKEALEAYKAVADDLHAGRTPRVKKDGLTVADLANQFLTSKLRKVESGELSPNLFYDYRLITDLLVASFGSTRLVNDLAADDFSQLRATMAKRWGPVRLGNSVTRAKSVFKFGYESGLLERPVRFGPDFVKPDKAVLRRHRAARPAKLFERKDLLAMIEGKGATDDGGEKMVRADHTLCAMILLGVNCGFGNTDCSELTFTALDLKKGWIDFPRPKTGIARRCPLWSETVAAIRGSIAVRREPASPKDVNRVFLTARGTPLIVQKRPGYRNDLIKSRLHHLLKVLGILRAGMSFYAFRHTFETIAGDSKDQVAVNLIMGHTDPSMAAVYRERIDDARLRAVADHVRNWLWPDRATAE, encoded by the coding sequence ATGAGCGGCGGATCGCTGAAGAAGCCGAAGAAGCCCTACGCCGAGTTCCCCCTCACGCCGCACGCCAGCGGCAAGTGGATGAAGAAGATCCGGGGCACTATTCACTATTTCGGTGCCTGGGCGCGCCGGGTCAATGGGAAACTCGTGCGCGCCGAGCGCGACGGCTGGAAAGAGGCACTGGAAGCGTACAAGGCGGTGGCCGACGATCTGCACGCCGGGCGCACACCGCGGGTGAAGAAGGACGGGCTAACAGTCGCGGACTTGGCTAACCAGTTCCTCACGTCGAAGCTGAGGAAGGTCGAGTCCGGCGAACTGAGTCCGAACCTCTTCTACGATTACAGGCTGATAACCGACCTGCTTGTTGCATCGTTCGGATCGACCCGTCTCGTGAACGACCTGGCAGCGGATGATTTCTCTCAGCTCCGGGCAACAATGGCGAAGCGCTGGGGGCCAGTGCGACTGGGTAACAGTGTTACACGGGCAAAGTCGGTGTTCAAATTCGGTTATGAATCCGGCTTGCTCGAACGTCCGGTGCGGTTCGGACCGGATTTTGTTAAACCGGACAAGGCGGTGTTGCGCCGGCACCGGGCCGCTCGCCCCGCGAAACTGTTCGAGCGGAAAGACCTGCTCGCGATGATCGAAGGCAAGGGGGCCACGGATGACGGCGGCGAAAAGATGGTCCGGGCCGATCACACGTTGTGCGCGATGATCCTGCTCGGCGTGAACTGCGGGTTCGGTAACACCGATTGCTCGGAACTGACGTTCACCGCACTGGATCTGAAGAAGGGCTGGATCGACTTCCCCAGACCAAAAACCGGGATCGCGCGTCGGTGCCCACTTTGGTCCGAAACGGTCGCAGCGATCCGTGGCTCGATCGCGGTTCGACGTGAACCCGCTTCCCCAAAGGATGTCAACCGTGTGTTCTTAACGGCGCGCGGAACCCCGTTGATCGTTCAGAAGCGGCCCGGCTACCGAAACGACCTGATCAAGAGCCGCCTTCACCACCTGCTCAAAGTTCTCGGCATCCTGCGCGCGGGGATGAGTTTCTACGCCTTCCGCCACACCTTTGAAACGATCGCTGGCGACTCGAAGGACCAAGTGGCCGTTAACCTCATCATGGGTCACACGGACCCGTCGATGGCCGCGGTGTACCGCGAGCGCATCGACGATGCCCGGCTCCGCGCCGTGGCCGATCACGTGAGGAACTGGCTCTGGCCTGACCGTGCGACCGCTGAGTGA
- a CDS encoding helix-turn-helix domain-containing protein: MLTVSELAKKYGVSEATVLSWIATGELRATNVSRSARSKRPRWRISQAALEAFEAARTPTPVQPTARRSKRPDGVIEFYR, translated from the coding sequence GTGCTGACCGTCTCTGAACTCGCGAAGAAGTACGGCGTCTCCGAGGCGACCGTTCTCAGTTGGATTGCAACCGGCGAGTTGCGAGCCACAAACGTTTCGCGCAGCGCCCGGTCGAAGCGCCCGCGGTGGCGCATTTCCCAAGCCGCACTCGAAGCGTTCGAGGCCGCACGCACACCGACACCGGTTCAGCCCACGGCTCGACGCTCCAAGCGACCAGACGGGGTGATCGAGTTTTACCGCTAA
- a CDS encoding DinB family protein, which yields MLISELMVPEFTREMAVTRKLLARVPDDKLDWSPGSGLRTIGWNASHLAEIAGWGPILLQQPELDIAPPGGEAVPPPTKKNVAQLLQHFDANLAGSLAALKGTPDAVMAETWTMKAGGQVLFTMTKGDCLRKWVFSHTAHHRGILSVYLRMAGVPHDSIYESDWTG from the coding sequence ATGCTGATTTCAGAATTGATGGTGCCGGAATTCACCCGCGAGATGGCCGTCACTCGGAAGCTGCTGGCCCGGGTGCCGGACGACAAGTTGGACTGGTCGCCGGGGAGCGGGCTCCGGACCATCGGCTGGAACGCGAGCCACCTGGCCGAGATCGCCGGGTGGGGGCCGATCCTCCTCCAACAGCCCGAACTGGACATCGCCCCGCCCGGAGGTGAGGCCGTACCTCCGCCCACGAAGAAGAACGTTGCCCAACTCTTGCAGCACTTCGACGCGAACCTGGCCGGATCGTTGGCCGCCTTGAAGGGGACACCGGACGCGGTGATGGCCGAGACGTGGACGATGAAGGCGGGCGGGCAGGTGCTGTTCACCATGACGAAGGGCGACTGCCTGCGGAAGTGGGTGTTCAGCCATACCGCTCACCACCGCGGCATCCTGTCGGTCTACCTGCGGATGGCCGGGGTGCCGCACGACTCGATCTACGAGAGCGACTGGACCGGGTGA
- a CDS encoding TIGR02996 domain-containing protein, whose translation MTTLDDTVAYVLANPLESVGHCALLDRMTEEHEDARVALLELVVKHPEHDGVRLAFAEWCERNGDDKRGAFVRASVAKAQIPTCLVTDGGGGAPVAHPDDCEYCAAKFQELLAYVPELSVNKWHRLPRSVRVTTGGIVRGFVECVTCGADDWLAHGDAIRREHPVTRVQLTTALSTAV comes from the coding sequence ATGACCACTCTCGACGACACCGTCGCTTACGTGCTCGCGAACCCGCTCGAATCGGTCGGGCACTGCGCGCTATTGGACCGCATGACCGAAGAGCACGAGGATGCGCGAGTCGCGCTCTTGGAACTGGTGGTCAAGCACCCGGAGCACGACGGGGTGAGGCTGGCGTTTGCGGAGTGGTGCGAGAGAAACGGGGACGACAAGCGGGGAGCTTTCGTTCGGGCATCGGTGGCCAAGGCACAAATACCGACGTGCCTGGTAACTGACGGTGGCGGTGGTGCCCCCGTGGCTCACCCGGACGATTGTGAGTACTGCGCCGCCAAGTTTCAGGAGCTGCTCGCTTACGTCCCGGAACTATCGGTGAACAAATGGCACCGCTTGCCGCGGAGCGTGCGCGTCACCACGGGCGGCATCGTTCGCGGGTTCGTCGAGTGCGTCACCTGCGGCGCCGACGACTGGCTCGCACACGGCGACGCGATCCGGCGCGAGCACCCGGTCACACGGGTCCAACTGACGACGGCGCTCTCGACTGCCGTCTGA
- a CDS encoding HEAT repeat domain-containing protein yields MDAALDSLLTELNDPDADVRRRAVFRVSAALSDNPTVRAAVLGALNDSVWCVREAAASVVAQLPDADGSIYAPLFALTLRDPSPHVRRAAAAAIGPRIRPEHDYGRAVRHVFERQRIRAAAALGHIASECTGEAVPLLALCLADAHPKVRLTGLRALTQWEPGAVLPLLPTIVRKCAEADTNIASAARDVCLRVLNDPAAELLRPLLPYPGTNDVAGARTAIAALPTAHALRRTWESLPPPTEEHQTAHRFARHLATVCERVLTEPGNPRQPKAP; encoded by the coding sequence ATGGACGCGGCACTCGACTCGCTTCTGACCGAATTGAACGACCCGGACGCGGACGTGCGGCGAAGGGCCGTCTTCCGCGTGTCCGCAGCTCTCTCGGATAACCCCACAGTTCGTGCGGCCGTCCTCGGCGCGCTCAACGACTCGGTGTGGTGCGTGCGCGAAGCGGCGGCGAGTGTTGTGGCGCAACTCCCCGATGCGGACGGGAGCATTTATGCTCCACTCTTCGCGTTAACGCTACGCGATCCGAGTCCACACGTCCGACGCGCGGCGGCAGCGGCAATCGGCCCGCGTATCCGCCCCGAACACGATTACGGTCGCGCGGTCCGTCACGTCTTCGAGCGCCAGCGCATTCGTGCGGCCGCGGCTTTAGGTCACATCGCGTCCGAATGCACTGGGGAAGCGGTTCCGTTACTCGCACTGTGCCTCGCCGACGCGCACCCCAAAGTGCGTCTCACCGGGCTGCGTGCCCTGACGCAGTGGGAACCGGGCGCGGTATTACCGTTACTCCCAACAATCGTGCGGAAGTGTGCGGAAGCCGATACCAACATCGCGAGCGCCGCACGCGACGTCTGTCTGCGTGTGCTGAACGACCCGGCAGCGGAATTACTGCGCCCGCTACTCCCGTACCCCGGAACGAACGACGTGGCCGGCGCGCGGACGGCGATTGCGGCGTTACCCACCGCTCACGCACTGCGACGGACTTGGGAATCACTACCACCACCGACGGAAGAACACCAAACAGCCCATCGGTTCGCCAGGCACCTCGCTACCGTATGCGAGCGCGTGCTGACCGAACCCGGTAACCCGCGCCAACCGAAAGCCCCGTGA